The following coding sequences are from one Bradyrhizobium septentrionale window:
- a CDS encoding outer membrane protein — protein sequence MKKILVGAMALSLSVPASAADLAARPYTKAPPPMVAPIYDWTGFYIGANGGWGQSHNCVDFVTAVGTVASGCGDRSGGVAGGQIGYRWQTNQFVFGLEAQGDWADIKNTRVSLFDPTLSTTAKTDAIGLFTGQLGWAWNSALLYVKGGAAVTSNRLTIFDNTTGIGLVSADSTRWGGTLGVGFEYGFAPNWSIGAEYDHLWMGHANNSFSVADPRLAAVLNDRISQDVDMVTVRLNYRFGGYGAPVAARY from the coding sequence ATGAAGAAGATTTTGGTTGGCGCGATGGCGCTGAGCCTGTCGGTACCGGCAAGCGCGGCGGATTTAGCGGCCCGTCCCTACACCAAGGCGCCTCCGCCGATGGTGGCTCCGATTTACGATTGGACCGGCTTCTACATCGGCGCCAACGGCGGCTGGGGCCAAAGCCACAACTGCGTAGATTTCGTCACTGCTGTGGGGACCGTCGCGAGCGGCTGCGGTGATCGTTCCGGCGGCGTGGCCGGTGGACAAATTGGATATCGCTGGCAAACCAATCAGTTCGTATTTGGATTGGAAGCTCAAGGCGATTGGGCCGACATCAAGAACACGCGCGTGAGCCTTTTCGATCCGACGCTCTCGACCACCGCGAAGACTGATGCAATCGGTCTCTTCACCGGCCAGCTCGGTTGGGCCTGGAATTCGGCGCTGCTCTACGTGAAGGGCGGCGCTGCTGTGACCAGCAATCGCCTGACCATATTCGACAACACCACCGGGATCGGTTTGGTCTCGGCGGATAGCACGCGCTGGGGCGGCACCTTGGGTGTCGGCTTTGAGTATGGCTTCGCCCCCAACTGGTCGATCGGTGCGGAGTACGACCATCTGTGGATGGGGCACGCAAATAACTCCTTCTCGGTGGCCGATCCCCGCCTCGCTGCCGTACTCAACGACCGGATCAGCCAGGACGTGGATATGGTCACCGTGCGCTTGAATTATCGCTTTGGCGGCTACGGCGCTCCGGTCGCGGCGAGATACTGA
- a CDS encoding IS1380 family transposase, whose product MTDDMILPFSFPAVHAKKVTAAFDGGRLTSNGDVMLLAMAERRLGLADNLARVFPDRRDPTRVVHSLVDMFRARMFAICCGYEDADDLDHLRSDPAFKLACGRLPDTGRDLCSQPTLSRLENAPRLRDVIRLTYTLVDAWMDSYPREPASVTLDIDDTFDVVHGHQQLSLFNAHYDERCFLPIHVYDTEKSRPVAVVLRPGKTPGGVEVRAHLRRLIRHIRTRWHNTRITFRGDGHYARPEAPEAMAWCETNGIDYIFGLSGTKPLARKLDEAADGIRTRRAIENLPVLRGYTETRHKAKSWDRERRTVARIEATMLGLDIRFVVTSLDVGSAEWIYDSLYCARGQAENLIKVHKTQLASDRTSCRSALANQVRLVLDTAAYWLMLTVRDAIPKARELATAEFATLRLRLLKLAARVVETTSRIRLAFAAACPEADLIRGLPGALLPLGP is encoded by the coding sequence ATGACCGACGATATGATTCTGCCCTTCTCGTTTCCAGCCGTTCACGCCAAGAAAGTCACAGCTGCCTTCGATGGCGGTCGGCTGACCTCGAACGGGGACGTGATGCTTCTGGCGATGGCCGAGCGGCGTCTCGGCTTGGCCGACAATTTGGCCCGCGTGTTCCCGGATCGGCGCGATCCGACGCGGGTCGTGCACAGCCTTGTCGATATGTTCCGCGCGCGCATGTTCGCGATCTGCTGCGGCTACGAGGACGCCGACGACCTCGATCATCTGCGGTCCGATCCCGCATTCAAGCTGGCCTGCGGACGGCTGCCGGACACGGGTCGCGATCTGTGTTCCCAACCGACGCTGTCGCGGCTGGAGAATGCTCCGCGCCTGCGCGACGTGATCCGACTGACCTACACTTTGGTCGACGCATGGATGGATAGCTACCCGCGCGAGCCGGCATCCGTCACGCTTGACATCGATGATACCTTCGATGTCGTCCACGGCCATCAGCAGCTCTCGCTGTTCAACGCTCATTATGACGAACGCTGCTTCCTGCCGATCCACGTCTACGACACGGAGAAGAGCCGGCCCGTGGCGGTCGTGCTGCGGCCCGGCAAGACGCCGGGCGGCGTCGAGGTGCGTGCCCATCTGCGCCGCCTGATACGGCATATCCGGACGCGGTGGCACAACACGCGAATTACGTTCCGTGGCGACGGGCACTATGCCCGGCCGGAGGCACCGGAGGCAATGGCGTGGTGCGAGACCAACGGCATCGACTACATCTTCGGTCTGTCCGGCACCAAGCCGCTCGCCAGAAAACTCGACGAGGCCGCCGACGGCATCCGCACGCGACGCGCCATCGAGAACCTGCCGGTTCTGCGTGGCTATACCGAGACGCGCCACAAGGCAAAGTCCTGGGATCGCGAACGACGTACCGTCGCCCGTATTGAGGCGACGATGCTCGGCCTCGACATCCGTTTCGTCGTCACCAGCCTCGATGTCGGCTCGGCCGAGTGGATCTACGACAGCCTGTATTGCGCGCGCGGCCAAGCCGAGAATCTGATCAAGGTGCATAAGACACAGCTCGCCTCCGATCGCACCAGCTGCCGTTCGGCGCTCGCCAATCAAGTCCGCCTCGTTCTCGACACCGCCGCTTATTGGCTGATGCTGACCGTGCGCGACGCGATTCCCAAAGCCCGGGAATTGGCCACAGCCGAGTTCGCGACGCTGCGTCTTCGTCTCTTGAAACTCGCTGCCCGTGTCGTCGAGACCACGAGCCGCATTCGCCTTGCGTTTGCCGCGGCATGTCCCGAAGCCGACCTGATCCGCGGCTTGCCAGGCGCGCTGCTGCCGCTCGGTCCTTGA